In Betta splendens chromosome 19, fBetSpl5.4, whole genome shotgun sequence, the following proteins share a genomic window:
- the wdr24 gene encoding GATOR complex protein WDR24 produces MEKMSRVTTALSSNSITGRTMFCHLDAPANAISVCRDATQVVVAGRNIFKIYTLEEEQFVEKLNLRVGRKPSLNFSCADVMWHQMEENLLATAATNGAVVTWNLGKPSRNKQDQLFTEHKRTVNKVCFHPTEVYMLLSGSQDGFMKCFDLRKKESVSTFSGQSESVRDVQFSMKDYFTFAASFENGNVQLWDIRRPDRYERMFTAHTGPVFCCDWHPDDRGWLATGGRDKMVKVWDMTTNRPKEIYCVQTIASVARVKWRPEKKFHLATCSMMVDHNIYVWDVRRPFIPFATFEEHKDVTTGIVWRHQHDPHFLLSGSKDSTLYQHMFKDATRPVDKANPEGLCFGLFGDLAFAAKESLISSDTNRKPYPGGDRRYPIFFFKKPDPTEQFAHVSSALSVFETDLDSNRMDWFVKTAQLYLLSGKPFAELCDHNAKVAQELKRPQVSTTWTMLRIMFSDPANLTAPGLNHNLSKLGPMPLMNSFSIKEIGPGVGTESRLERSKGESRQDNIHLDPGNSHISNNEENEETEGSEGQAEYMFIDAELDDDDLYSMEHDNQAEEQEYTLPQEAFQLRHEIIDNPSAPEHLQQDKADSPHVSGNEAEVTCLTPIESFSLISISQPLYNPHLPASFFCPIVREMLSYYAEQGDVQMAVSVLIVLGERIRKEIDDLTQEHWYMSYIDLLQRFELWNVSNEVIKLSTCSAITCLNQASTTLHINCSNCKRPMSNKGWICDRCHQCASICAVCHHVVKGLFVWCQGCSHGGHLEHIMNWLKSSAHCPAGCGHQCEYT; encoded by the exons ATGGAGAAGATGTCACGAGTAACCACAGCCCTCAGCAGCAATTCTATCACTGGCCGAACTATGTTCTGCCACTTAGACGCCCCTGCAAACGCCATCAGTGTGTGTCGTGATGCCACACAGGTGGTGGTTGCTGGCCGCAACATCTTCAAGATCTACACACTGGAGGAAGAGCAGTTTGTGGAGAAGCTGAACCTCCGCGTCGGTCGCAAACCCTCGCTCAACTTCAGCTGTGCAGATGTGATGTGGCACCAGATGGAGGAGAACCTGCTGGCAACAGCTGCCACCAATGGGGCAGTAGTCACCTGGAACCTGGGAAAACCCTCTCGTAACAAGCAGGACCAGCTGTTTACAGAACACAAACGCACCGTCAACAAGGTGTGCTTTCACCCCACAGAGGTTTACATGCTGTTAAGTGGCTCTCAGGACGGCTTCATGAAGTGCTTTGACCTGCGGAAAAAGGAGTCTGTAAGCACTTTCTCAG gtcagtCAGAGAGTGTACGGGACGTACAGTTCAGCATGAAGGATTACTTCACATTTGCTGCATCATTTGAGAACGGCAATGTCCAGCTGTGGGACATCAGACGGCCAGACCGCTACGAGCGAATGTTTACTGCCCACACTGgtcctgtgttttgttgtgactGGCACCCAGATGACAG GGGCTGGCTGGCAACAGGAGGCAGGGACAAGATGGTGAAGGTGTGGGACATGACTACTAACCGACCCAAGGAGATCTACTGTGTGCAGACAATTGCCTCAGTGGCACGAGTCAAGTGGCGTCCAGAGAAGAAATTTCATTTGGCCACTTGTTCCATGATGGTGGACCACAACATCTACGTATGGGACGTTCGCAGACCTTTCATTCCCTTTGCCACCTTTGAGGAGCACAAGGATGTGACCACTGGTATCGTGTGGCGCCACCAACACGACCCCCACTTTCTGCTTTCTGGCTCTAAGGACAGCACGCTCTACCAACATATGTTCAAGGATGCCACTCGTCCTGTGGACAAGGCTAACCCCGAAGGCCTGTGCTTTGGGTTGTTTGGCGATTTGGCCTTTGCAGCCAAAGAGAGTCTAATCAGCAGTGACACTAACAGAAAGCCCTACCCTGGAGGTGATCGTCGCTATCCCATCTTTTTCTTTAAGAAACCCGACCCAACGGAACAGTTTGCCCATGTGTCCAGTGCTCTCAGTGTCTTTGAGACAGACTTGGATAGCAACCGTATGGACTGGTTTGTCAAGACGGCACAACTCTACCTCCTCAGCGGGAAGCcgtttgctgagctgtgtgATCACAATGCCAAGGTGGCGCAGGAGCTCAAAAGACCTCAG GTTTCTACAACATGGACCATGCTGAGAATCATGTTCTCCGACCCAGCAAACCTCACAGCCCCTGGTCTTAACCACAACCTGAGTAAACTGGGGCCCATGCCTTTAATGAACAG TTTCAGCATAAAGGAAATAGGGCCAGGAGTGGGCACAGAGAGCAGGCTGGAGCGCAGTAAAGGCGAGAGCAGACAGGACAACATCCACCTGGATCCTGGGAACTCGCACATCAGCAACAACGAAG AAAACGAGGAGACAGAGGGCAGCGAGGGCCAGGCCGAGTATATGTTTATTGATGCTGAGCTAGATGATGATGACCTCTATTCCATGGAGCATGACAACCAAGCAG AAGAGCAGGAGTACACTCTGCCCCAGGAGGCCTTTCAGCTGCGCCATGAGATCATCGACAACCCATCCGCTCCCGAGCACCTACAACAAGACAAGGCCGACTCCCCGCACGTCAGCGGCAACGAGGCGGAAGTCACTTGTCTCACACCCATCGAGTCCTTTTCTCTCATCTCCATTTCCCAGCCTCTGTACAACCCACATTTACCCGCCAGCTTCTTCTGCCCCATTGTGCGGGAGATGCTGAGTTACTATGCCGAGCAGGGGGATGTGCAGAtggctgtgtctgtgctcatcgTCTTGGGGGAGCGGATTCGTAAAGAGATTGATGACCTGACCCAG GAGCACTGGTACATGTCCTACATAGACTTACTGCAGCGATTCGAGCTGTGGAATGTGTCCAATGAGGTCATCAAGCTGAGTACATGCAGCGCCATCACCTGCCTGAACCAGGCATCCACAACACTACACATTAACTGTAGCAACTGCAAGCGGCCAATGAGCAACAAGGGCTGGATCTGTGACAG GTGCCATCAGTGTGCCAGTATATGTGCCGTGTGCCACCATGTGGTGAAGGGTCTGTTTGTGTGGTGTCAGGGCTGTAGCCATGGTGGACATCTGGAGCACATAATGAACTGGCTGAAGAGCAGCGCTCATTGTCCGGCAGGCTGCGGTCACCAGTGTGAGTACACCTGA
- the zgc:112496 gene encoding uncharacterized protein zgc:112496, whose amino-acid sequence MSALFACEEPDTWRRVYEHYWDVVEAKAKAKGKKAGALLNLDKWYQEELPTIISSRPDKHVTRSELVKLMEWKLTRGKFRPRLQQLVVSNSEDTVEKCSRKAFGLLPDVQAAIAELSSLRGVGPATASAVLAAGAPEQAAFMSDEAMESVPGLKPIQYTAKHYALYLDKMLERTEHLNKVDPQQDWTPHRLELCLWASTTASQQQLPLLQDVNLKRSEADTDRRPRKKLKAT is encoded by the exons atgAGTGCTCTCTTTGCCTGTGAGGAGCCAGATACGTGGAGGAGAGTGTATGAACACTACTGGGATGTAGTGGAGGCCAAGGCCAAAGCCAAAGGAAAGAAAGCTGGAGCACTGCTGAACCTCGACAAGTG GTACCAAGAAGAGTTGCCCACAATAATCTCAAGTCGACCTGACAAACATGTCACTCGGTCAGAGCTCGTGAAGCTGATGGAGTGGAAGCTCACT AGAGGGAAGTTcaggccgaggctgcagcagctggtggtgTCCAACAGTGAGGACACTGTGGAGAAATGCTCCAGAAAGGCGTTCGGGCTTCTGCCTGACGTGCAAGCAGCGATCGCAGAGCTCAGCTCCCTGAGAGGCGTGGGACCAGCCACCGCTTCAG CTGTGTTGGCGGCAGGAGCTCCAGAACAAGCCGCGTTCATGTCTGATGAAGCGATGGAGAGCGTACCAGGACTAAAGCCCATCCAGTACACAGCCAAGCACTATGCTTTGTACCTGGACAAGATGCTTGAGCGGACTGAACATTTAAACAAAG TGGATCCGCAGCAGGACTGGACGCCCCACAGGCTGGAGCTGTGTCTGTGGGCGTCGACCAcagcttcacagcagcagctcccacttCTGCAGGACGTCAACCTGAAGCGCTCTGAGGCCGACACTGACCGCAGACCCAGGAAGAAGCTCAAAGCAACATGA
- the rhbdl1 gene encoding rhomboid-related protein 1 isoform X3 → MEPCGPRECELDPENTGFIAVENFTSLVEHHELQLDPSKLDMLLALVQSNEEGQVCYQELIELMSSKRSSSFRRAIANGRRTLQREILLDETGLGLYKRFVRYVAYEILPCETDRRWYFHQNRLCPPPVFIAIITIVQIIVFMCYGIMLNKWVLQTYQPDFMKSALVYHPGHRAQVWRFFSYMFMHVGLEQLGFNALLQLMIGVPLEMVHGILRISLLYMAGVLAGSLTVSITDMRAPVVGGSGGVYALCSAHLANVVMNWAGMRCPYKLLRMILALVCMSSEVGRAVWLRFSPPLPSSGPQPSFMAHLSGAVVGISMGLLILRSYEESLQKQCSWWVIVFSFITFLLFAIFWNIFAYELLGVQIPPPP, encoded by the exons ATGGAGCCATGTGGGCCCCGAGAATGTGAG ctggaCCCAGAGAACACAGGCTTCATCGCAGTGGAGAACTTCACCAGCCTGGTGGAGCAccatgagctgcagctggacccGTCCAAGCTGGACATGCTGTTAGCGCTCGTCCAGAGCAATGAGGAGGGCCAGGTGTGCTACCAGGAGCTCATTGAGCTG ATGAGCAGCAaacgctccagcagcttccGACGGGCCATCGCCAACGGCCGGCGCACGCTGCAGAGGGAGATCCTGCTGGACGAGACGGGGCTGGGCCTGTACAAGCGCTTCGTCCGCTACGTGGCCTACGAGATCCTGCCCTGCGAGACGGACCGGCGCTGGTACTTCCACCAGAACCGCCTGTGCCCGCCGCCCGTCTTCATCGCCATCATCACCATCGTCCAG ATCATCGTGTTCATGTGCTACGGCATCATGCTGAACAAGTGGGTGCTGCAGACGTACCAGCCGGACTTCATGAAGAGCGCCCTGGTCTACCATCCCGGCCACCGCGCCCAAGTGTGGCGCTTCTTCAGCTACATGTTCATGCACGTGGG CCTGGAGCAGCTGGGCTTCaacgcgctgctgcagctgatgatcGGCGTCCCGCTGGAGATGGTCCACGGCATCTTACGCATCAGTCTGCTTTACATGGCAGGAGTGCTGGCTG GTTCTCTGACCGTGTCCATCACCGACATGCGTGCTCCGGTGGTGGGCGGCTCCGGGGGGGTCTACGCTCTGTGCTCGGCGCATCTGGCCAACGTCGTCATG aactGGGCCGGGATGCGCTGTCCGTACAAGCTGCTCCGCATGATCCTGGCGCTGGTTTGCA TGAGCTCGGAGGTGGGCCGCGCCGTCTGGCTCCGCTTCTCGCCGCCGCTGCCGTCCTCGGGGCCCCAGCCCAGCTTCATGGCACACCTGTCGGGGGCCGTGGTGGGCATCAGCATGGGCCTGCTGATCCTGCGCAGCTACGAGGAGAGTCTGCAGAAGCAGTGCTCCTGGTGGGTCATCGTCTTCTCCttcatcaccttcctcctcttcgcCATCTTCTGGAACATCTTCGCGTACGAGCTCCTGGGGGTGCAgatccccccccctccctga
- the rhbdl1 gene encoding rhomboid-related protein 1 isoform X2 produces MDRSSLFQLIQEQLDPENTGFIAVENFTSLVEHHELQLDPSKLDMLLALVQSNEEGQVCYQELIELMSSKRSSSFRRAIANGRRTLQREILLDETGLGLYKRFVRYVAYEILPCETDRRWYFHQNRLCPPPVFIAIITIVQIIVFMCYGIMLNKWVLQTYQPDFMKSALVYHPGHRAQVWRFFSYMFMHVGLEQLGFNALLQLMIGVPLEMVHGILRISLLYMAGVLAGSLTVSITDMRAPVVGGSGGVYALCSAHLANVVMNWAGMRCPYKLLRMILALVCMSSEVGRAVWLRFSPPLPSSGPQPSFMAHLSGAVVGISMGLLILRSYEESLQKQCSWWVIVFSFITFLLFAIFWNIFAYELLGVQIPPPP; encoded by the exons ATGGATAGAAGCTCCCTGTTTCAGCTCATACAAGAGCAG ctggaCCCAGAGAACACAGGCTTCATCGCAGTGGAGAACTTCACCAGCCTGGTGGAGCAccatgagctgcagctggacccGTCCAAGCTGGACATGCTGTTAGCGCTCGTCCAGAGCAATGAGGAGGGCCAGGTGTGCTACCAGGAGCTCATTGAGCTG ATGAGCAGCAaacgctccagcagcttccGACGGGCCATCGCCAACGGCCGGCGCACGCTGCAGAGGGAGATCCTGCTGGACGAGACGGGGCTGGGCCTGTACAAGCGCTTCGTCCGCTACGTGGCCTACGAGATCCTGCCCTGCGAGACGGACCGGCGCTGGTACTTCCACCAGAACCGCCTGTGCCCGCCGCCCGTCTTCATCGCCATCATCACCATCGTCCAG ATCATCGTGTTCATGTGCTACGGCATCATGCTGAACAAGTGGGTGCTGCAGACGTACCAGCCGGACTTCATGAAGAGCGCCCTGGTCTACCATCCCGGCCACCGCGCCCAAGTGTGGCGCTTCTTCAGCTACATGTTCATGCACGTGGG CCTGGAGCAGCTGGGCTTCaacgcgctgctgcagctgatgatcGGCGTCCCGCTGGAGATGGTCCACGGCATCTTACGCATCAGTCTGCTTTACATGGCAGGAGTGCTGGCTG GTTCTCTGACCGTGTCCATCACCGACATGCGTGCTCCGGTGGTGGGCGGCTCCGGGGGGGTCTACGCTCTGTGCTCGGCGCATCTGGCCAACGTCGTCATG aactGGGCCGGGATGCGCTGTCCGTACAAGCTGCTCCGCATGATCCTGGCGCTGGTTTGCA TGAGCTCGGAGGTGGGCCGCGCCGTCTGGCTCCGCTTCTCGCCGCCGCTGCCGTCCTCGGGGCCCCAGCCCAGCTTCATGGCACACCTGTCGGGGGCCGTGGTGGGCATCAGCATGGGCCTGCTGATCCTGCGCAGCTACGAGGAGAGTCTGCAGAAGCAGTGCTCCTGGTGGGTCATCGTCTTCTCCttcatcaccttcctcctcttcgcCATCTTCTGGAACATCTTCGCGTACGAGCTCCTGGGGGTGCAgatccccccccctccctga
- the rhbdl1 gene encoding rhomboid-related protein 1 isoform X4, with translation METRRLRLDPENTGFIAVENFTSLVEHHELQLDPSKLDMLLALVQSNEEGQVCYQELIELMSSKRSSSFRRAIANGRRTLQREILLDETGLGLYKRFVRYVAYEILPCETDRRWYFHQNRLCPPPVFIAIITIVQIIVFMCYGIMLNKWVLQTYQPDFMKSALVYHPGHRAQVWRFFSYMFMHVGLEQLGFNALLQLMIGVPLEMVHGILRISLLYMAGVLAGSLTVSITDMRAPVVGGSGGVYALCSAHLANVVMNWAGMRCPYKLLRMILALVCMSSEVGRAVWLRFSPPLPSSGPQPSFMAHLSGAVVGISMGLLILRSYEESLQKQCSWWVIVFSFITFLLFAIFWNIFAYELLGVQIPPPP, from the exons ATGGAGACGCGGAGGCTGCGG ctggaCCCAGAGAACACAGGCTTCATCGCAGTGGAGAACTTCACCAGCCTGGTGGAGCAccatgagctgcagctggacccGTCCAAGCTGGACATGCTGTTAGCGCTCGTCCAGAGCAATGAGGAGGGCCAGGTGTGCTACCAGGAGCTCATTGAGCTG ATGAGCAGCAaacgctccagcagcttccGACGGGCCATCGCCAACGGCCGGCGCACGCTGCAGAGGGAGATCCTGCTGGACGAGACGGGGCTGGGCCTGTACAAGCGCTTCGTCCGCTACGTGGCCTACGAGATCCTGCCCTGCGAGACGGACCGGCGCTGGTACTTCCACCAGAACCGCCTGTGCCCGCCGCCCGTCTTCATCGCCATCATCACCATCGTCCAG ATCATCGTGTTCATGTGCTACGGCATCATGCTGAACAAGTGGGTGCTGCAGACGTACCAGCCGGACTTCATGAAGAGCGCCCTGGTCTACCATCCCGGCCACCGCGCCCAAGTGTGGCGCTTCTTCAGCTACATGTTCATGCACGTGGG CCTGGAGCAGCTGGGCTTCaacgcgctgctgcagctgatgatcGGCGTCCCGCTGGAGATGGTCCACGGCATCTTACGCATCAGTCTGCTTTACATGGCAGGAGTGCTGGCTG GTTCTCTGACCGTGTCCATCACCGACATGCGTGCTCCGGTGGTGGGCGGCTCCGGGGGGGTCTACGCTCTGTGCTCGGCGCATCTGGCCAACGTCGTCATG aactGGGCCGGGATGCGCTGTCCGTACAAGCTGCTCCGCATGATCCTGGCGCTGGTTTGCA TGAGCTCGGAGGTGGGCCGCGCCGTCTGGCTCCGCTTCTCGCCGCCGCTGCCGTCCTCGGGGCCCCAGCCCAGCTTCATGGCACACCTGTCGGGGGCCGTGGTGGGCATCAGCATGGGCCTGCTGATCCTGCGCAGCTACGAGGAGAGTCTGCAGAAGCAGTGCTCCTGGTGGGTCATCGTCTTCTCCttcatcaccttcctcctcttcgcCATCTTCTGGAACATCTTCGCGTACGAGCTCCTGGGGGTGCAgatccccccccctccctga
- the rhbdl1 gene encoding rhomboid-related protein 1 isoform X1, translating into MGAYQSWANTPYKRIPMFVLYIKHCNYHNQQKSHRYANQPWENLHLESSVINTTPLVHASTVPSQLDPENTGFIAVENFTSLVEHHELQLDPSKLDMLLALVQSNEEGQVCYQELIELMSSKRSSSFRRAIANGRRTLQREILLDETGLGLYKRFVRYVAYEILPCETDRRWYFHQNRLCPPPVFIAIITIVQIIVFMCYGIMLNKWVLQTYQPDFMKSALVYHPGHRAQVWRFFSYMFMHVGLEQLGFNALLQLMIGVPLEMVHGILRISLLYMAGVLAGSLTVSITDMRAPVVGGSGGVYALCSAHLANVVMNWAGMRCPYKLLRMILALVCMSSEVGRAVWLRFSPPLPSSGPQPSFMAHLSGAVVGISMGLLILRSYEESLQKQCSWWVIVFSFITFLLFAIFWNIFAYELLGVQIPPPP; encoded by the exons ATGGGTGCATATCAAAGCTGGGCTAATACTCCCTACAAGCGGATTCccatgtttgtactgtacataaagcatTGCAATTATCATAACCAACAAAAATCCCATCGCTATGCCAACCAGCCGTGGGAAAACCTTCATTTGGAGTCAAGCGTCATCAACACTACCCCATTAGTTCATGCCTCTACTGTTCCTTCCCAG ctggaCCCAGAGAACACAGGCTTCATCGCAGTGGAGAACTTCACCAGCCTGGTGGAGCAccatgagctgcagctggacccGTCCAAGCTGGACATGCTGTTAGCGCTCGTCCAGAGCAATGAGGAGGGCCAGGTGTGCTACCAGGAGCTCATTGAGCTG ATGAGCAGCAaacgctccagcagcttccGACGGGCCATCGCCAACGGCCGGCGCACGCTGCAGAGGGAGATCCTGCTGGACGAGACGGGGCTGGGCCTGTACAAGCGCTTCGTCCGCTACGTGGCCTACGAGATCCTGCCCTGCGAGACGGACCGGCGCTGGTACTTCCACCAGAACCGCCTGTGCCCGCCGCCCGTCTTCATCGCCATCATCACCATCGTCCAG ATCATCGTGTTCATGTGCTACGGCATCATGCTGAACAAGTGGGTGCTGCAGACGTACCAGCCGGACTTCATGAAGAGCGCCCTGGTCTACCATCCCGGCCACCGCGCCCAAGTGTGGCGCTTCTTCAGCTACATGTTCATGCACGTGGG CCTGGAGCAGCTGGGCTTCaacgcgctgctgcagctgatgatcGGCGTCCCGCTGGAGATGGTCCACGGCATCTTACGCATCAGTCTGCTTTACATGGCAGGAGTGCTGGCTG GTTCTCTGACCGTGTCCATCACCGACATGCGTGCTCCGGTGGTGGGCGGCTCCGGGGGGGTCTACGCTCTGTGCTCGGCGCATCTGGCCAACGTCGTCATG aactGGGCCGGGATGCGCTGTCCGTACAAGCTGCTCCGCATGATCCTGGCGCTGGTTTGCA TGAGCTCGGAGGTGGGCCGCGCCGTCTGGCTCCGCTTCTCGCCGCCGCTGCCGTCCTCGGGGCCCCAGCCCAGCTTCATGGCACACCTGTCGGGGGCCGTGGTGGGCATCAGCATGGGCCTGCTGATCCTGCGCAGCTACGAGGAGAGTCTGCAGAAGCAGTGCTCCTGGTGGGTCATCGTCTTCTCCttcatcaccttcctcctcttcgcCATCTTCTGGAACATCTTCGCGTACGAGCTCCTGGGGGTGCAgatccccccccctccctga
- the rhbdl1 gene encoding rhomboid-related protein 1 isoform X5: MGAYQSWANTPYKRIPMFVLYIKHCNYHNQQKSHRYANQPWENLHLESSVINTTPLVHASTVPSQLDPENTGFIAVENFTSLVEHHELQLDPSKLDMLLALVQSNEEGQVCYQELIELMSSKRSSSFRRAIANGRRTLQREILLDETGLGLYKRFVRYVAYEILPCETDRRWYFHQNRLCPPPVFIAIITIVQIIVFMCYGIMLNKWVLQTYQPDFMKSALVYHPGHRAQVWRFFSYMFMHVGLEQLGFNALLQLMIGVPLEMVHGILRISLLYMAGVLAGSLTVSITDMRAPVVGGSGGVYALCSAHLANVVM; the protein is encoded by the exons ATGGGTGCATATCAAAGCTGGGCTAATACTCCCTACAAGCGGATTCccatgtttgtactgtacataaagcatTGCAATTATCATAACCAACAAAAATCCCATCGCTATGCCAACCAGCCGTGGGAAAACCTTCATTTGGAGTCAAGCGTCATCAACACTACCCCATTAGTTCATGCCTCTACTGTTCCTTCCCAG ctggaCCCAGAGAACACAGGCTTCATCGCAGTGGAGAACTTCACCAGCCTGGTGGAGCAccatgagctgcagctggacccGTCCAAGCTGGACATGCTGTTAGCGCTCGTCCAGAGCAATGAGGAGGGCCAGGTGTGCTACCAGGAGCTCATTGAGCTG ATGAGCAGCAaacgctccagcagcttccGACGGGCCATCGCCAACGGCCGGCGCACGCTGCAGAGGGAGATCCTGCTGGACGAGACGGGGCTGGGCCTGTACAAGCGCTTCGTCCGCTACGTGGCCTACGAGATCCTGCCCTGCGAGACGGACCGGCGCTGGTACTTCCACCAGAACCGCCTGTGCCCGCCGCCCGTCTTCATCGCCATCATCACCATCGTCCAG ATCATCGTGTTCATGTGCTACGGCATCATGCTGAACAAGTGGGTGCTGCAGACGTACCAGCCGGACTTCATGAAGAGCGCCCTGGTCTACCATCCCGGCCACCGCGCCCAAGTGTGGCGCTTCTTCAGCTACATGTTCATGCACGTGGG CCTGGAGCAGCTGGGCTTCaacgcgctgctgcagctgatgatcGGCGTCCCGCTGGAGATGGTCCACGGCATCTTACGCATCAGTCTGCTTTACATGGCAGGAGTGCTGGCTG GTTCTCTGACCGTGTCCATCACCGACATGCGTGCTCCGGTGGTGGGCGGCTCCGGGGGGGTCTACGCTCTGTGCTCGGCGCATCTGGCCAACGTCGTCATG TGA